A DNA window from Mastacembelus armatus chromosome 11, fMasArm1.2, whole genome shotgun sequence contains the following coding sequences:
- the rp9 gene encoding retinitis pigmentosa 9 protein produces MSDRKRTREKEDRRDHKRHKTSKHDLEKLKTHTKKLNQEVQQLKHVETFYEKPPPGLIKEHEEKPEDCIPAEPGNEEARSFLAHAPTKGLWMPLGKEVKVMQCWRCKRYGHRTGDRECPFFIRGNQKIEQFRVAHEDPMYDIIRENKRNEKETRIQQLQQLLQDTTSSSSSSDSDSSSSSSSSSSDQRRSKKRKRRKDKKKKDKKKRKRKRKHKSSKTSDCSD; encoded by the exons ATGTCGGACAGAAAGCGAAcaagagagaaggaggacagACGAGACCACAAGAGACACAAGACCTCCAAACATGATTTGGAGAAACTTAAAACCCACACGAAGAAACTCAATCAAGAAGTCCAACAACTGAAACACGTCGAGACATT CTATGAGAAACCTCCACCGGGACTCATAAAG GAGCATGAGGAAAAACCAGAGGACTGTATTCCTGCTGAACCAGGGAATGAAGAAGCCAGGAGCTTCTTGGCGCATGCCCCCACCAAGGGCCTGTGGATGCCCCTGGGGAAGGAGGTGAAGGTGATGCAGT gTTGGAGATGTAAGCGCTACGGTCACAGAACAGGAGACAGGGAGTGTCCTTTTTTCATCCGAGGCAACCAGAAAATAGAACAGTTCAGAGTG GCTCATGAAGACCCAATGTACGACATAATTcgggaaaacaaaagaaatgaaaaagaaaccaG gatccagcagctgcagcagctgctccaggacaccacctcctcctcttcctcctcggACTCAGAcagctcctcttcttcctcctcctcctcctctgaccAGCGTCGCAgcaagaagaggaaaaggaggaaggacaaaaagaagaaggacaagaagaagagaaaaaggaagagaaagcaCAAGTCATCCAAAACCAGTGACTGCTCAGATTAG